The Penicillium oxalicum strain HP7-1 chromosome IV, whole genome shotgun sequence genome contains a region encoding:
- a CDS encoding Protein HIR1, producing the protein MHIIKPVWLTHGGERKDFEVYSCDVSPDGKRLVTAAGDGYVRIWSTEAIHNTDKPEFASKPKQLASMSNHSGTIHTVRFSPNGKYLASGADDKIVCVYTLDSSPPTHSTFGSDEAPPVENWRTIRRLIGHDNDVQDLGWSHDSSILVSVGLDSKIVVWSGHTFEKLKTIVVHQSHVKGITFDPANKYFATASDDRTVRIFRFTSPGPNSTSHDQMNNFMLEHTITAPFANSPLTAYFRRCSWSPDGMHIAAANAVNGPVSSVAIINRGSWDGDINLIGHEAPVEVCSFSPRLYSKEPIDKHQTDNHVAQHHITVIACAGADKSLSVWITSNARPIVVAQEMAAKSMSDLAWSPDGKCLYATALDGTILAVRFEDGELGWATEMEENEKSLTKFGTNRKGAGITETTDGLLLEEQSKAGELRGVEGRMGALMGDGHAQPAATNGNSRRQQQQRLRRRQQLLQMARRLPEFRPQRRNGRKRIAPLLVSGAGAGESSLPQTRLMASVSSQVKGDAPTSIVDLSKPFDGLPKGGLTTLLFGNKRRLAQLEGEEEGQVEKRVAVASQNGATPILSNTLDGLLPAVVEPPVSGQQPTPEFIRPAVTNPCMSISQTRLAVPKIRSFILRALDPNGKPTEPPNQAGESNAKDKGRIDVVFEAKNPSPASLTGRAVDREPVRLTLFRGEQPLWQDFLPKCVLLVTGNQNLWAAACEDGSVYLWTPAGRRLVSALVLEAQPVILECNGPWVLCISSVGMCYVWNVKHLSSPHPPISLQPVLDAAIHTLGGNPTSAPAVTDARINSEGRIVVSLTNGEGYSYSPAMYTWQRVSEAWWAVGSQYWNSTDAPVGNLQAREGSQENKESKAAVSAGIIPFLERNTTNETLLRGRAYFLQRLIKVLLSREGYETFESSVSIAHLENRMAAALSLGAKEEFRLYLNMYAKRIGAEGLKGKVEELLKGLIGGLFDDEDGSETVAKLQANEHEGRNWREGSDDLCGWPRETLLKEVILALGKYRELQRVTVPYAKLLDMVDTTSEAGDAMDL; encoded by the exons ATGCATATCATTAAACCTGTATGGTTGACTCACGGAG GTGAACGGAAGGATTTTGAGGTTTACAGTTGCGATGTTTCACCTGATGGGAAGCGACTTGTCACGGCTGCTGGAG ATGGATACGTCCGCATCTGGTCTACAGAGGCCATCCATAACACCGACAAGCCGGAATTCGCAAGCAAGCCCAAACAGCTGGCTTCCATGAGCAACCATTCGGGTACCATTCATACAGTCCGCTTTTCACCCAACGGCAAATACCTCGCCTCTGGCGCGGATGATAAAATCGTCTGTGTCTACACGCTTGATTCAAGTCCTCCCACACACTCGACATTTG GCTCCGACGAAGCACCCCCCGTCGAAAACTGGCGGACAATTCGCCGGTTGATCGGCCATGATAACGATGTGCAGGATTTGGGATGGTCACACGATTCGTCGATTCTCGTTTCAGTGGGACTGGACTCCAAGATTGTTGTTTGGTCCGGACACACTTTTGAGAAATTGAAAACGATAGTAGTGCACCAAAGTCATGTCAAGGGCATTACCTTCGATCCTGCCAACAAGTATTTTGCGACTGCTAGTGATGATCGAACCGTGCGCATTTTCCGATTCACCTCGCCTGGACCCAACTCCACCTCCCACGACCAGATGAACAACTTCATGTTAGAACACACAATCACGGCGCCCTTCGCCAACTCCCCGCTGACTGCCTACTTCCGCCGCTGTTCGTGGTCCCCGGATGGGATGCATATCGCCGCTGCGAACGCAGTCAACGGACCCGTGAGTTCTGTTGCGATCATCAACCGTGGATCGTGGGATGGAGATATCAATCTTATTGGGCACGAGGCGCCGGTCGAGGTGTGCTCATTCTCTCCTCGCCTTTACTCCAAAGAACCCATCGACAAGCACCAGACCGACAACCACGTCGCTCAACATCACATCACGGTGATTGCTTGTGCGGGTGCAGACAAGTCTCTGAGTGTTTGGATCACAAGCAATGCTCGTCCAATTGTGGTTGCGCAAGAAATGGCCGCCAAGTCAATGTCCGATCTCGCATGGAGCCCTGATGGCAAATGCCTTTACGCAACTGCCCTCGACGGTACTATCTTGGCGGTGCGTTTCGAAGACGGCGAGCTGGGCTGGGCCaccgagatggaagaaaatgaaaaatctCTCACAAAGTTTGGTACCAACCGCAAAGGGGCGGGTATCACAGAAACAACGGATGGCTTGCTGCTTGAGGAGCAGAGCAAGGCTGGCGAGCTCAGGGGCGTTGAAGGCCGCATGGGAGCCCTGATGGGCGATGGACACGCCCAGCCTGCTGCCACTAATGGAAACtcgcggcggcagcagcagcagcggttGCGACGGCGGCAGCAGCTCCTTCAAATGGCACGACGCCTGCCCGAGTTCCGTCCCCAGCGCCGGA ATGGTCGAAAGCGTATCGCACCTTTACTCGTTTCCGGCGCTGGGGCCGGTGAGTCTTCACTACCTCAGACGCGGTTGATGGCATCGGTGAGCTCTCAGGTCAAGGGCGATGCGCCAACTTCTATAGTCGACCTCTCCAAGCCTTTTGACGGCCTGCCAAAAGGTGGCCTCACCACATTGTTGTTTGGAAACAAGCGCAGGCTAGCACAGCTggagggtgaagaggaggGACAAGTCGAAAAGCGTGTTGCAGTAGCCAGCCAGAATGGAGCGACTCCGATCTTGTCCAACACTCTTGATGGCCTTTTACCGGCAGTTGTAGAGCCTCCTGTCTCGGGTCAACAGCCAACGCCGGAATTCATTCGTCCTGCGGTCACGAATCCCTGCATGTCCATCAGCCAGACACGACTAGCAGTGCCTAAAATCCGCAGTTTTATCTTGCGTGCCCTTGACCCTAATGGAAAGCCAACTGAGCCGCCTAACCAGGCAGGAGAGTCAAACGCAAAAGACAAAGGTCGCATCGACGTAGTTTTCGAGGCGAAGAATCCCTCACCCGCCAGTCTGACAGGGCGAGCTGTCGATCGCGAGCCAGTGCGTCTCACTTTGTTCCGCGGCGAGCAGCCCCTATGGCAAGATTTCTTGCCCAAGTGCGTGCTTCTGGTCACCGGCAATCAAAACTTGTGGGCCGCAGCGTGTGAAGACGGGTCTGTTTACCTCTGGACACCCGCGGGGCGCCGCTTGGTCAGTGCTTTGGTACTGGAGGCACAGCCAGTCATTCTCGAGTGCAATGGCCCTTGGGTTCTATGTATCTCTTCAGTAGGAATGTGCTACGTCTGGAACGTGAAGcacctctcctctcctcacCCACCCATCTCTCTTCAGCCTGTCCTTGATGCTGCGATTCACACGCTTGGGGGCAACCCTACCTCGGCACCCGCTGTCACCGATGCTCGCATCAACTCGGAAGGACGGATCGTCGTTTCACTGACCAATGGGGAGGGCTACTCTTATTCCCCTGCTATGTACACATGGCAGCGTGTCTCGGAAGCATGGTGGGCTGTTGGTAGTCAATACTGGAACTCCACAGATGCACCCGTGGGTAATCTGCAGGCCCGAGAAGGCAGTCAAGAGAACAAGGAATCCAAAGCTGCGGTCTCAGCTGGCATCATTCCTTTCTTGGAGCGCAACACTACGAATGAAACCCTTCTGCGCGGTCGTGCATACTTCCTGCAACGACTTATCAAGGTCTTGCTGTCACGAGAGGGGTATGAGACATTCGAGTCGAGCGTTTCCATTGCCCATTTGGAGAATCGCATGGCAGCGGCGCTATCGTTGGGTGCTAAGGAGGAGTTCCGGCTTTATCTGAATATGTACGCCAAGCGCATCGGTGCGGAAGGCTTGAAGGGTAAGGTCGAAGAGCTGTTGAAGGGCCTCATTGGTGGACTtttcgatgatgaggatgggtCAGAGACCGTCGCGAAGCTTCAGGCGAACGAGCACGAGGGCCGCAATTGGCGCGAGGGATCCGACGATCTTTGCGGATGGCCACGCGAGACCTTATTGAAAGAAGTTATACTTGCGCTCG GCAAATATCGCGAGCTTCAACGGGTGACCGTCCCGTACGCCAAACTTCTCGACATGGTCGACACCACCTCCGAGGCAGGAGACGCGATGGATCTTTGA
- a CDS encoding Stomatin-like protein 2, giving the protein MTDETAQLTWIIVSRPVFPALRHRLLDLIIEFKMEGVTRQASRLVRSRGANILTHQRRLPRSASTPCVAAAQARSVSNSPRHLAPESIFSNFAAAGGPQGGGFPSTYFTNRQTLPANTVIRFVPQQTAWIVERMGKFHRILEPGLAILMPFIDRIAYVKSLKESAIEIPSQNAITADNVTLELDGVLYTRVFDAYKASYGVEDAEYAISQLAQTTMRSEIGQLTLDHVLKERATLNTNITQAINEAAQDWGVVCLRYEIRDIHAPEGVVAAMHRQVTAERSKRAEILDSEGQRQSAINIAEGRKQSVILASEALRSEQINRASGEAEAIKLKAEATARGIEVVARAIQDGQESAQGALSLRVAEQYVDAFSKLAREGTAVVVPGNVGDMGGMIASAMSVYGKISETQAKSMAAKALGKEGHVSGGMSEVSQQSGSEADPALADEQSQNSIAQDVLDGFDEASQKK; this is encoded by the exons ATGACCGATGAGACAGCTCAGCTTACCTGGATCATCGTATCCCGTCCAGTCTTCCCTGCTTTACGCCACCGCCTCCTCGACTTAATCATAGAATTCAAGATGGAGGGTGTAACCCGCCAGGCTTCGAGACTTGTTCGGTCTCGTGGTGCGAATATCCTCACTCACCAGCGTCGTCTGCCTCGATCAGCTTCCACGCCGTGCGTGGCCGCGGCACAAGCCCGCTCCGTCTCCAACTCTCCGCGCCACCTTGCACCAGAATCCATCTTCAGCAATTTTGCAGCCGCTGGTGGCCCTCAAGGAGGTGGTTTCCCTTCAACCTACTTCACGAATCGGCAGACCCTCCCCGCCAATACCGTCATACGTTTTGTCCCGCAACAGACAGCATGGATCGTCGAGCGCATGGGAAAGTTCCATCGCATCCTGGAACCCGGTTTGGCTATTTTGATGCCATTTATTGATCGAATTGCATACGTGAAGAGCTTGAAGGAGTCGGCGATCGAAATTCCCAGTCAAAATGCCATCACTGCGGATAACGTCACACTGGAATTGGACGGCGTCCTGTACACCAGAGTGTTCGATGCGTACAAGGCCAG CTATGGAGTCGAAGATGCCGAATACGCCATTTCTCAACTTGCCCAGACGACTATGCGATCGGAGATTGGTCAATTGACCTTGGACCATGTTCTGAAGGAGCGTGCGACGCTCAACACCAACATCACACAGGCCATCAATGAGGCTGCGCAGGACTGGGGTGTTGTCTGTCTGCGTTATGAGATCAGGGATATCCACGCCCCCGAGGGCGTCGTGGCCGCCATGCACCGCCAGGTCACCGCGGAGCGGTCAAAGCGGGCGGAGATTCTGGACTCGGAGGGTCAGCGACAGAGCGCCATCAACATCGCCGAAGGTCGTAAACAGTCGGTGATTCTCGCATCCGAGGCCTTGCGATCTGAGCAGATCAACCGCGCTTCCGGTGAGGCCGAAGCGATCAAGCTCAAGGCGGAGGCTACCGCTCGCGGAATTGAAGTCGTGGCTCGTGCTATTCAGGATGGCCAGGAGTCTGCTCAGGGTGCTCTCAGCCTGCGTGTGGCGGAGCAATATGTTGATGCCTTCTCCAAGCTGGCCCGTGAAGGCACCGCCGTTGTTGTGCCCGGCAACGTTGGTGACATGGGAGGCATGATCGCATCCGCCATGTCTGTTTATGGTAAGATCAGCGAGACCCAGGCGAAGAGCATGGCTGCCAAAGCTCTTGGTAAGGAGGGCCATGTCTCCGGTGGGATGTCTGAGGTCTCGCAGCAAAGTGGCAGCGAGGCTGACCCAGCCCTCGCTGATGAGCAGTCGCAAAACAGCATTGCCCAAGACGTTTTGGATGGATTCGACGAAGCCAGTCAGAAGAAATGA
- a CDS encoding Obg-like ATPase 1 yields the protein MPPKKAQVQEKVLLGRPGNNLKSGIVGLANVGKSTLFQSITKSSLGNPANFPYATIDPEEARVIVPDERFDWLCEHYKPKSQVPANLTVYDIAGLTRGASTGAGLGNSFLSHIRAVDAIFQVVRCFDDAEIIHVEGDVDPVRDLTIISEELRIKDIEFVEKALEALSKQTRRGGQSLEMKKLKEEEATTAKVLQWLQDGKDIREGEWGPKEVEVINPLFLLTAKPVVYLVNLSEKDFIRKKNKYLPKLFEWVKEKSPTSPILPISAQFEERLTQLGDEAAAEECKKLGTASGLPKVITTMRQALNLASFFTTGADEVRQWTIRKGTKAPSAAGVIHTDFEKTFIQAIVYNYSVLKELGDEAAVKAAGKIMTKGKDYVVEDGDIMLIKAGAAKS from the exons ATGCCTCCCAAGAAGGCTCAAGTGCAAGAGAAGGTCCTGCTGGGCCGTCCTGGCAACAACTTGAAGAGCGGTATC GTTGGTCTTGCCAATGTCGGCAAGTCGACGCTCTTCCAATCCATCACCAAGTCCTCTTTGGGTAACCCGGCCAATTTCCCATATGCCACCATTGACCCTGAAGAGGCCCGCGTCATCGTCCCCGATGAGCGGTTCGACTGGCTGTGCGAACATTACAAGCCCAAGTCCCAAGTGCCCGCCAACTTGACCGTGTACGATATCGCCGGTCTCACCCGTGGTGCCTCCACCGGTGCTGGTCTGGGTAACTCCTTCTTGTCGCACATTCGCGCTGTCGACGCTATCTTCCAGGTTGTTCGTTGCTTCGACGATGCTGAGATTATTCACGTCGAGGGTGACGTCGACCCTGTCCGTGACTTGACCATCATCAGCGAGGAGCTGCGCATCAAGGATATCGAGTTTGTCGAGAAGGCTCTCGAGGCTCTTTCCAAGCAGACCCGCCGTGGTGGTCAGTCgctggagatgaagaagctgaaggaagaggaggccaCTACTGCCAAGGTGCTTCAGTGGCTTCAGGATGGCAAGGACATCCGCGAGGGTGAATGGGGCCCCAAGGAG GTCGAAGTCATCAACCCTCTGTTCCTGCTCACTGCTAAGCCTGTCGTCTACCTCGTCAACTTGAGTGAGAAGGACTTCATtcgcaagaagaacaagtACCTGCCCAAGTTGTTCGAGTGGGTCAAGGAGAAGTCTCCCACTTCTCCCATTCTGCCCATCTCTGCTCAATTCGAGGAGCGCCTCACCCAGCTGGGTGACGAAGCGGCCGCCGAGGAGTGCAAGAAGCTGGGTACCGCCTCCGGTCTCCCCAAGGTCATCACCACGATGCGTCAGGCTTTGAACTTGGCCAGCTTCTTCACCACCGGTGCGGATGAGGTTCGCCAGTGGACCATCCGTAAGGGCACCAAGGCTCCCAGCGCTGCCGGTGTCATTCACACCGACTTTGAGAAGACTTTCATCCAAGCCATTGTGTACAACTACAGCGTCCTCAAGGAGCTTGGTGACGAAGCCGCCGTCAAGGCTGCTGGCAAGATCATGACCAAGGGCAAGGATTACGTGGTTGAGGATGGCGATATCATGCTCATCAAGGCTGGTGCTGCCAAGTCTTAG
- a CDS encoding Small glutamine-rich tetratricopeptide repeat-containing protein 2, which produces MAPTDSKKRLALAIIDFLGASLKDGTLTADDAESIEIAQSCIADTFKVDPTDEAAVKDAVGGQSLASIYSVYEKLRSKSTPQSTGTAPQESQEQKPKAGAPTPESDQMKSEGNALMAKKDYAGAIEAYTKALQIAPSNPIYLSNRAAAYSASGQHSKAADDAEIAVAVDPKYSKAWSRLGLARFDMGDYHAAKEAYEKGIEAEGTGGSEAMKRGLETCKKKIEEGSRSTEPPAEDLDTAPGASRGAGGMPDLSSLASMLGGGGGGGGGMPDLGSMMSNPMFASMAQNLMSNPDMLSNLMSNPRLRQMAESFGQGGGGGMPDMSSLMSDPSIAEMARNMMGGGGAGRGQ; this is translated from the exons ATG GCTCCAACAGATAGCAAAAAGCGCTTGGCTTTGGCCATCATCGACTTCCTCGGCGCCAGTCTGAAGGACGGCACTCTGACCGCCGACGATGCTGAGTCTATCGAGATTGCTCAGTCCTGCATTGCCGACACATTCAAAGTGGACCCAACTGACGAAGCTGCTGTGAAGGATGCCGTGGGTGGCCAATCGCTGGCTAGCATCTACAGCGTCTACGAGAAGCTTCGCAGCAAGTCGACCCCTCAGTCGACTGGCACGGCCCCTCAGGAATCGCAAGAGCAAAAGCCCAAGGCCGGTGCTCCCACTCCCGAGTCGGACCAGATGAAGTCGGAGGGCAATGCCTtgatggccaagaaggacTACGCCGGAGCGATCGAGGCGTACACCAAGGCGCTGCAAATCGCTCCCTCAAACCCAATTTATTTGTCCAACCGTGCTGCCGCATACTCCGCGTCTGGTCAGCACAGCAAGGCCGCCGATGATGCTGAGATCGCTGTCGCCGTCGACCCCAAGTATTCGAAGGCCTGGAGCCGTCTGGGTCTCGCCCGATTCGACATGGGTGACTACCACGCTGCGAAGGAAGCTTACGAGAAGGGGATTGAGGCGGAAGGTACTGGTGGCAGTGAGGCCATGAAGCGCGGTCTGGAGACctgcaagaagaagatcgaggagGGCAGTCGTTCTACCGAGCCCCCCGCGGAGGATCTGGACACGGCTCCCGGCGCATCCCGTGGCGCCGGTGGCATGCCTGATCTTTCTTCGCTGGCTAGCATGCttggtggtggcggcggtggtggcggcggcatGCCCGACTTGGGCTCTATGATGAGCAACCCCATGTTTGCCAGCATGGCTCAAAATCTCATGAGCAACCCCGACATGCTCAGCAACTTGATGAGCAACCCTCGACTGCGTCAAATGGCCGAGAGCTTCGGTCAGGGTGGAGGCGGTGGCATGCCCGACATGTCTAGTCTGATGAGCGACCCCAGCATCGCTGAGAT GGCCCGTAACATGATGGGTGGTGGGGGTGCTGGCCGAGGCCAGTAG
- a CDS encoding Mitochondrial import inner membrane translocase subunit tim44 has product MTARAATARSQLPATKTLAQPRVLSYSTLPVRTTKWSGNKNALQTTPTQSQLVSPFAALSVTRSFHATTSVLQQQQQQPKNEQKTDGPESEQKNEQEGSDKEESKKEKTEDAPPPPHGDKSPWQVFRETLQTEFKASKEWNESTKALASSAHEFSENENIKRARAAYQAASGAATSRTSSALKTTGQAIGKGAAWTWNTPVVKGVRKGVVVTGAGLEKATRPVRETEAYKSVKEAIDDGSSSRYGGWIEKEERRKQRQLREEMEAKSGKRPLKPMEEDPNAGTNVTLHKDAAWKESWNNFRDSNPMMQKLFAMRDVYEESENPLISTARSITDRIGGFFAENETAMVVKKFREIDPNFQMEDFLRELREYMLPEVLDAYVKGDVETLKLWLSDAQFSVYAALAKQYTTAGLRSDGRILDIRGVDVSNARLLEPGEIPVFVVTCRAQEVHVYRNVKSNELAAGMEDKVQLVTYAIGMTRIPEEVNNPETRGWRLIELQKAARDYI; this is encoded by the exons ATGACCGCACGCGCGGCGACTGCGCGCTCCCAACTCCCGGCCACGAAAACCCTCGCGCAACCTCGGGTTCTATCATACTCAACTCTGCCAGTCCGAACCACAAAATGGAGTGGCAACAAGAACGCCCTCCAGACAACTCCCACGCAATCCCAGCTGGTATCTCCATTCGCTGCGCTGTCTGTGACCCGATCGTTCCACGCAACTACCTCTGTCttgcagcaacaacaacaacaaccgaAGAACGAGCAAAAAACCGACGGGCCCGAGTCTGAGCAAAAGAATGAGCAGGAGGGGTCCGACAAGGAAGAGTctaagaaggagaagaccgAAGACGCCCCCCCGCCACCTCACGGTGATAAGTCTCCCTGGCAAGTCTTCCGTGAGACTCTCCAGACCGAGTTCAAGGCCTCGAAAGAATGGAACGAGTCCACCAAGGCCCTTGCCTCTTCCGCTCATGAGTTCTCTGAGAACGAGAACATCAAGCGCGCTCGTGCTGCCTACCAAGCCGCTTCGGGTGCTGCAACCAGCCGCACATCCTCCGCGCTTAAGACCACCGGCCAGGCCATCGGAAAAGGTGCCGCCTGGACATGGAACACACCAGTCGTGAAGGGTGTCAGAAAAGGTGTCGTTGTCACCGGTGCTGGTCTGGAGAAAGCGACGCGTCCTGTCCGTGAGACAGAGGCCTACAAGAGTGTGAAGGAGGCCATTGATGACGGTAGTAGCTCACGCTACGGAGGCTGgattgagaaggaagagcgTCGCAAACAGCGGCAACTTCGTGAAGAGATGGAGGCCAAGTCTGGCAAGCGCCCCTTGAAGCCGATGGAAGAAGATCCCAA TGCCGGTACCAACGTTACTCTTCACAAGGATGCAGCATGGAAGGAGTCCTGGAATAACTTCCGTGACTCCAACCCCATGATGCAAAAACTTTTTGCCATGAGAGACGTTTACGAGGAATCGGAGAACCCACTTATCAGCACTGCTCGCAGTATCACGGATCGGATTGGAGGATTCTTCGCCGAGAACGAGACGGCCATGGTGGTCAAGAAGTTCCGTGAAATTGATCCTAACTTCCAAATGGAAGACTTCCTGCGTGAGCTGCGGGAATACATGCTTCCCGAGGTTCTCGATGCCTATGTCAAGGGCGATGTGGAGACACTGAAGCTTTGGCTGTCAGATGCGCAATTCTCCGTCTATGCCGCCCTTGCCAAGCAATATACGACCGCTGGACTCCGGTCTGATGGGCGAATCCTTGACATCCGCGGTGTTGATGTCTCCAACGCCCGTCTTCTGGAGCCCGGTGAGATTCCCGTTTTCGTTGTCACCTGCCGGGCCCAGGAAGTTCACGTTTACCGCAACGTCAAGTCTAATGAGCTTGCGGCCGGCATGGAAGACAAGGTTCAGCTGGTCACTTACGCCATCGGCATGACACGCATTCCTGAAGAAGTCAACAACCCCGAGACCCGAGGTTGGAGATTGATCGAGCTGCAAAAAGCTGCCCGTGATTACATCTAG
- a CDS encoding Translation machinery-associated protein 20, producing the protein MLPSRRLYLQFLWASADEPPFSIPHEQDELTWNLISSIPPTNRSKVKSSAARALRQKLLDTYPGFEPYIEEIMPKKASLEAVKLPERATLYTIDSNPLFFQRFDDPPIPHLRLIHAFPSALPTVQIDRGAIRFVLSGATLMAPGLTSPGGRLPDAEHALEAGQVVAVKAEGKEEVCLVGALKVGTEEIKSKGKGVVIDEGHYLGDGLWKLHLD; encoded by the exons ATGCTCCCGTCGCGGAGGCTATATCTGCAATTTCTCTGGGCCAGCGCCGACGAGCCTCCTTTTTCTATCCCTCATGAGCAGGATGAACTAACATGGAATCTCATCTCTAGTATTCCCCCCACCAACCGCTCCAAGGTCAAGTCCTCCGCAGCTCGTGCCTTGCGGCAAAAGCTGCTGGACACCTATCCCGGTTTCGAGCCTTATATCGAAGAGATCATGCCCAAGAAAGCTTCATTGGAAGCAGTCAAGCT CCCCGAGCGCGCCACTCTCTACACGATAGATTCCAaccccctcttcttccagcgcTTCGACGATCCTCCCATTCCCCACCTCCGTCTCATTCACGCTTTCCCCAGCGCTCTACCAACCGTTCAGATCGACCGCGGCGCTATTCGCTTCGTCCTTTCCGGCGCCACTCTGATGGCTCCCGGTTTGACATCTCCTGGTGGTCGTCTTCCCGACGCAGAGCACGCTCTGGAAGCGGGCCAGGTTGTTGCGGTGAAGGCGGAGGGCAAGGAGGAGGTCTGTCTTGTTGGTGCGCTGAAGGTTGGCACGGAGGAGATCAAGAGTAAAGGGAAAGGTGTGGTGATTGACGAGGGACATTACTTGGGAGATGGGCTTTGGAAACTACACTTGGATTAA